The following are encoded in a window of Urocitellus parryii isolate mUroPar1 chromosome 7, mUroPar1.hap1, whole genome shotgun sequence genomic DNA:
- the Plekhf2 gene encoding pleckstrin homology domain-containing family F member 2 yields the protein MVDRLANSEANTRRISIVENCFGAAGQPLTIPGRVLIGEGVLTKLCRKKPKARQFFLFNDILVYGNIVIQKKKYNKQHIIPLENVTIDSIKDEGDLRNGWLIKTPTKSFAVYAATATEKSEWMNHINKCVTDLLSKSGKTPSNEHAAVWVPDSEATVCMRCQKAKFTPVNRRHHCRKCGFVVCGPCSEKRFLLPSQSSKPVRICDFCYDLLSTGDMATCQPTRSDSYSQSLKSPLNDVSDDDDDDDSSD from the coding sequence ATGGTGGATCGCTTGGCAAACAGTGAAGCAAATACTAGACGTATAAGTATAGTGGAAAACTGTTTTGGAGCAGCTGGTCAACCCTTAACTATACCGGGACGAGTTCTTATTGGAGAAGGAGTATTGACTAAGTTGTGCAGAAAGAAGCCTAAAGCAAGGCAGTTTTTCTTGTTTAATGATATCCTTGTATATGGCAATATTGtcattcagaagaaaaaatataacaaacaacATATTATTCCCCTAGAAAATGTCACTATTGATTCCATCAAAGATGAGGGAGATTTAAGGAATGGATGGCTTATTAAGACACCAACTAAATCATTTGCAGTTTATGCTGCCACTGCCACTGAGAAATCAGAATGGATGAATCATATCAATAAATGTGTTACTGATTTACTCTCCAAAAGTGGGAAGACACCCAGTAATGAACATGCTGCTGTCTGGGTTCCTGACTCTGAGGCAACTGTATGTATGCGTTGTCAGAAAGCAAAATTTACACCTGTTAATCGTCGTCACCATTGCCGCAAAtgtggttttgttgtttgtgGGCCCTGCTCTGAAAAGAGATTTCTTCTTCCCAGCCAGTCTTCTAAGCCTGTGCGGATTTGTGACTTCTGCTATGACCTGCTTTCCACTGGGGACATGGCCACGTGCCAACCTACTAGATCAGACTCTTACAGTCAGTCATTGAAGTCTCCATTAAATGATGTAtcggatgatgatgatgatgatgatagcagTGACTAA